Within Nostoc flagelliforme CCNUN1, the genomic segment GCGTATATACGGCTTCTGTGCTTTATCGTCTCCACAAAATTTAAACTCTATTTGGTTTGCAGTAGAGCTTGGGCAAACTCCACCTGCGTCTGTCTATGTATCTTTGGTTGATAGGCAAATTAACACAACATATCGCTCTAACCGAGTCAAAATTACTATTTAATTAAGCGGGTGGATGTGGGTTTCCAGTTGCCAAAATTGGTGTGATATTCAGTTTAGTGATGGGTAATAAACATGGCGGGCCAGCAATATGGTATCTGTCAATTCAAAAGTTACGTCCCTGGCTCTACCTAAATATTTGTGGGCTACTTGACGAAACTCTTCAAGTCTGGGATTTTTCATGTTGGTAGGTGAGTAATGGTAGTTCTTTTCTCACAGTGTAATATTTGCACTCACCTGCCGATGTCTCCGCACCCAAAGCTTAATCAACCGCTGCCGTTCTTGAAGAATCAGCAGAAAGCGAGGCTCGTACTCAACATCAACAGCAGTGTCCGTTTTCTCACCCACAATAGAATTAGTTGCTGACGAGAATCCAGAGTCTTCCTGAACTCCCTGGTGCATTCTGACTGTGCGGCGGTATCCTGGGCTGATGCCTTCCACCAATTCAGAAGTTCGGGAGTTGGCGCGAATAGTGGAAGGTGTTTGCCTTTCCAGTTTTTGGGAGGGTACAGCGAAATTGAAACAGCCTCGCCTCGGATTTCGCCACGGTAGAATGACGTGTACACTGTCATAATCGCACCCGCTCCAAGTCATAGTCAGTCACCCGCGCGATGGAATCTCTAGAGGTAAAAACCTTGTCAAACCAATTCGCAATTCGCAATTCGCAATTGAAGATGAAATTAGAAATTAAGCCGTTGAGGTAGAAAGTTAACATACTAATCTTTGATTAAGTGATAAGTTTCAATTATCAGTAATTTTAATTGCGAATTGCGAATTGGTAATTGCGAATTGTTTTGGCATCCATTCCACACTGTAGAACCACGCATCGTTAATCAGTTGAATGCCTTGGACTATGCGGATCGGTGGCCCATCGCCATGAAACCTAAACTCGACCAACTCACCCAGGCGAAACACAGGTTTAGCGATCGCTTCCAATTGCAAATTACCTGTACAAATAAGTTCACTTCCAAAAGCAGTAATATTGGTATTACAAGCGAAGATTTCGTATTTCCAGCCACGTTCTGACCGCTCCACGCCAGTGCAATAACCGAAAGCTCTGGCAGACTTTACGTACACTCGCTCTAACAGGCTGACTAGCAGGTGTGGGATTTGTTGACCCCACGGTGGAGAAATGTACCAGCACTGTTCTACAGCAGTTTTCGACCAAACCTGCCACAAAATAAATCGCAGAATGAATTGATATCACTGGCTTTGATTATTTCCGTCTGTGGCACGATTGATAGCAATTTGCTGTAAGTTTAGTCCATCAGTTAGTCATACTTTTGCTCCTTTCAAAATACTTTGTGCTGACATGAATAACTGCGCGGCAAAACTGGGAGGCACAGAGTAGCCGATGATTGACCCCGCCGTAGCAGTCTCGTTGGGAAACTCGTACCAACCGGGAAACCCTTGCAAGATTGCAGCCCCTTCAATAGACAAGGATTTGACCGTACCATCCGGCAACCAGATATCAGCGAACCTACTACGGTTGCAGCCTTTGTGATCGGTGAAGTGTGATCGCAGAATGGTATTACAGGGTAGATGCCCAGGCTTATACTTCATTCCGTTGCGCCCCCCAACTCTCTGTATTAGCAATGGCGTTGGTTCGTTACCCGTCAGAAATTGTTCTACCGCTTGCTGTTGCTTGAGCAGTAGTTGGGAATCGATCATGGTAGGGATTAGATGAGCGATCACATCATGCCAACCGATAGGGTCAGATGTAGGTGGTAGTAACAGTAAACCAAAAAGTTTTTTAGAAGCTTTACCAAGCAAACATTTCAGCCAAAGCCAGGGATATCACAAAACAACGTTTTGTTGAGCATTTCAGACGATCACCCTAGTTATCTTTAAGCGATCGCTCTAAGATCCCTCTAAAACCAATGGTCAATACTCCTGATTAACGATGGCTGAAACCCTTGTTTTTACGTTGGCTTTTAAAAGTTTGTGGTTTACTGAGTAAGATATTCAAATCCCGGCAAGCAATCAGGATTAACCGCCGACGCGCTTGGGGTAGTCGGAAGTCAGCCATGTTGACCACGCTGTAATTAACCGAGTACCCCTCAAGTTCTAGAATTTGCAGGATAATACTGAAACTCTGACTGTTCTGATAGCGCGGCACATTCTCCAGCGTAAACACCCGTGGCTGCAACTGTCGGATGGCTTCTGCCACAGCGATCGCAGCCGTCAGGTCATCGCTAGTTTCGCCGCCCTTACCCGCTTTAGCTGTGTGAGCTTGGCTGAAGTTGGCGCACACCGGGGAGGCATGGAGATAGTCGGGTCTTCGTGGAAAACCTAGAAATCCTGACTGTGCTACTTCTTGCACTGTTAGTTGGATTATTTTACAACCGTATTCGCTAAAGTTGTGGTGATGGGTTTTGGCGATTGCCCTGCTCAAGTCTGGTTTGCTTGGGTCATGTTCCACTGCAATGACTGGGCGAATACCAGCCTGTACCATTCCAGCTTCAATTCCGCCGCCACCAGCGAATAGTACTACAGCGATCGGTGCATGATCTGGAAGTACTGGTTTTATTTTTGTGTTATCAAAATTTTTGCAGACATCTAATTTTGGTGATGTCTTTTTGGATTTCGCTCTCTTAATAAAAGCGATAATATCTTCCCTAGTTGCTAAGAGCTGTTGCATTAGACGAATCATTGGAACAGCGCCAGGGGGAATTGAGCCGATACTTTTGCCTTTCCATACTCCATCAACTCGTTCTTCCCAGTTATATCCCCATCGGTAATGAGTCGGGTCGTTTGGGTCACGCTCACATATAACTCGTGGGTAAAAAACTATTGAACCATCAAGAAGCTTTTTCTTTTCGAGATACGGATAGAGGCATCCTTGGCTATGAAGTTGTGAGGCTTTCAGGTCGGACTCTAAGAATTTTTCGGGTGTCGCAGATAACGTAACCTTTACTGGTGCAGTAGAATCAAAAGGTGTTTGATGTACTTCAGTTTCGTGAAGTAACTTTTTCTTTTTAATGTACGGGTAGAGGCATTCTTGACTATGAAGTTGTGCGGCTTCAAGGTCGGACTCTAAGAATTTTTCGGGTATTGCAGATAACTCAACTATTACTGATTTAGTCATGCAACCACCTCCATGACCAAATCATCGGGTACTTCAAAAATCCCCAGTTGACCAATGTAAGGAATCGGTGTAATCTCGCGTGGATTCTCCAGCTTCCAGTGGTACTGCTCAGGCATTCCCCAGCCAGAAGCAACTTGTGAAAACTTGCAATCAACTATTGTGACAATGCCAATAACTTGACCGCGACGGAGAGAGATTAACTCTGGGATTACTACCCCCATGCTTTGACAAAATTCTCTCGCTACCTGGTACTCTTTTTTGGTACAGTTTTTGGCTGCATGGATGAGAATATCACCTCGATAATTGATGGGCCAGCCACGGTTTTCTATGTCTTTGGTGGAGTAAATAATTCCCCATGCCCAAGGTTGACGAACGGATATCGCTTTCATAACAGTGCCTTCTAAAAATTCAGTAGTTATTGGGCTGGAGCAATCGCCTCCAGTGGGCGGGTACACCATCGCTGTTAGCAGGAGTTAGATATCGGTGGTATTGTTGTAAAAGTTGTTGGTAAGTTTCAATCATTCTCAGTTGGCTGCGTTGCGTAGAAAACGATTGTAAAATTCCTGCTCTAATCCGTCAGCAGCAATTTATTTCAACGCAACTATTTATTAGCTGGGGATATTATGATAGTGATAAAATTACGGATAAATTTTTAAGTCTTATGTTTGCATGAAGAGACATTAGAAATAAGGAGTGGATATTTTAATCCGACTCCCTACCTGATTTTTATTTTATCCCAATTGATCTAACCAATTCACCAAATCGTTAACTGATGAGAAATCTAAAAGCGCTTCACCTAGTGCCTCTAATTCTTCAATAGGTAAAACTCGAATTCGCTCGATTAGTAAAGAATTAATTTCTCCAAAACGGCGATTTAGCAGGCGATTTAAAAACTGAAATGCTTCTTGTTGCTTTCCTTTTTGTAAAATATCCTGATAGATAACAGATTCCTGCATAATATCCTCCCGTAAAAATTGACGAATTAAATCTTTTTCAAACCTTAAACCTGCAAATATCTCTGTACATCCAGCAATATTCTGTCTTTCATCCCTATCTGAAATTCTAGCGATACTTTGAGCTACTTGGGATAATAAAGTTGTTGGGGAATCAGTTCGAGTTAAAGGCGCAAGAGGCAATAGCGCTGGATTATCCAGAAAAAAAGCTGAATCTTGTTCCCATAACCGTATAACTCGATAACGGTGATTTGTGAACTCATCCGTGTATTCTTCGGTAAATGCAATAGGGTCACTACTTTGTTGCAAGAAGATCACGACTTGGGTTACTGGTGTGTTATATTGCCGTTTCAATCTCACGTAATAGTCTAATACCCGCAAAGGAATTGGCGGATTAGATTTGGGGAGAGTCTGAAACTCAATATGTAAAATCCGACTACTTGTTTGCAAAAATGTGACATAATCTGCGCGGATTGGATCTATTGAAAGTTCAGTTTTAAGTACTGTAACTTCTGTATTCTTATCTGGTAGCAACCACTTGGCAAACTCGGCTGGATACAATTCAGCTAAGTACTTGGCAGTATTATCGTAACTCAATTTCTTTCATCCTTATTTCAATTAAGATTTAGTTTTTCCAATCCAGAACGTAGGTATTTAGCTAATAAAGACTTTTCAACTAGATAATGTCTTTCGACTCCTTCAGCCTCTTTTACTAACTCAAAGAAATCTGATGGTTGTCTCCCAGAATCTCCACGACCAAGTACCATCAGTGCTATAGCTTCTGCTGTTTCCTCCGAAGAAAGATTATTTATGTACTCAGACAATTTATTTATAGGAGTGTTTGATGTTTGGCACTCAATCAAAAATTCGATTAGTTCCTTAGCTTGTGTATTGGAATCTGTTAATTTCATATCAGATACTGATTGGGGAGTTTTTGTACCATAAACTAACTTAGCAAGCTCAATGATTTTGTTTACTTTGTCAATGGTCAGGAAATTTATCTTCATCATAATCTTCTCCTCCTTTTGGATTTAGACTAAACCAACACTACTTTTTTAATTGTTATATCTTTTAGCTGATTCCATCACTGGAGCGCTGCTTGCATGAACACTTACAATGCTCAGGTTAACTCCTGTTGTATTTAATATTGAGACTTAGCCAAATTCTTAAACTGTCCAAATCGTTCATCAAATAAGAGATTGACAGTCGTCTCACTACTAAATCGACTTTTCAAAACTGAAACTTCAAAAATGCCTTTTTGGGTGGATTGTTTGTCGTAGTAATCTTCCCGGTACAAACCCAACATGACAGCAGCCTCCTGTTCAAATCCTCCTGATTCTCGAAAGTCTGCTTTGGTTGGACGCTTTTCAGAGCGAGAATCAACTTCTCTTTTTAACTGTGCTAAACCCAAGACAGCACAATTGAATTGTTTAGCGATCGCCCTGAGTTGTTTCAAGATGGAGTCGATTTCTTGCACGCGGTTTTCGCCACGTTCACGGCGCATTGGTTCAATCAACTGCACATAGTCCACAATCACCAAACTGACTGACCCGCAACGAGCTTGTATATCTTGCAAATCACCCTTGATTTGTGATGTGGTGATTACGGGGTTGTCATTCAACCAAAATGGTAGTGCCATCGCATCAGCACAAGCTTGAGCCAAAGGATTCCAATGAGATTCCCGGAGTGCATTGCGTTTAAAAAGCAGATCAGCAGGAACATGGGGCGCTGCCAACCTTGCGAGGGTCTTTTTGACCATTTGTGAGGCAGACATCTCTAAAGCAAAATAAGCGGTTGTTAAGCCGCTAGCAGCAGCCCGAATACCAATATCCAATGCCCAGGTGGACTTGCCGATTCCGCCGCGACCTCCAACAACGGTCAAAGCACCGAAGGGCATCCCGCCAATTACCGAATCCAAATCATAAAATCCAGTTGGGACATTCACTTCAATCGCATCTTCACCGTTGTTGGCCAATTCAATTTCGGCATAAACGTCAGGGATGATGTCAGCCATTAGCTTCATCTGACAAGGCACAGTTAATTGGCGCAACTCTAAGAGCTTTTGTTGTCCCATTTCGATGATTGAAGTGGCAGTAGTTTCAGTCAAGGGGGCATCCATCGCTGTACGCGCCATTTGTAAAGCCGTTTGGATCACCGCTCTCAATTGCGCTTTTTCTCGAATTAACTCTGCTAAGGCATCGATGTTAACTGCTGACACGCAAGAGTTAAGCAAGGACGCAAGTTTATTTCTCCCGCCGACATTATGCAACAAGCCATGAGATTCCAGCCAACTGGTGACAAACAATAAATCCGTTGGCTGCTGAGACTGGTGCAATCTGACTGCGGCTTGGTAAATGTTCTTGTGCGAACTGACGTAAAAATCCTCTGGTTGCAAAATCTTTAGCGGTTCTCAGTTGGGTGCAATATAGTAACAACAGTGAGTGAACCATCCAATAATGTCTTTTTTAGTCACTGTATCTAAGGCATTTGTGATGGCTTGATCTAACTCTTCGTAGGTTCTAGCAGCTTGCGATCGCAAAAACTCTTTCACTTTCGACCAACAGTTTTCAATCGGCGAAAAATCAGGAGAATAAGGAGACAAGTACACTAACCTTGCACCAACGGCTTCAATGGCTTCCTTTATACCCGTAACTTTGTGAGAACTGAAATTATCCATTACAACAGTTGCCCCAGGCCAAAGATTTGGAACCAAAACTTGAGTAACATAGGTTTCAAATGCTGACCTATTAGTACCACCAGTAAAAGTCATCGCGGCAATGATTCCTTCTGTTGACATAGCCCCAATCATCGTTACATTTTTTCCGCGCCCGTCAGGACGATCGCCATAAGCGCGAGTACCTTGGGGCGAACGAGCGAAGCGTCTAGTCATGGCGATGTTAACTCCAGCTTCATCAATAAATACTAAGTCTGCTAAGTTGACTTCTCCAATAGTTGTCCAATACTCTGCCCTTAATTTTTGCACCCGTTCGGTATATTTTTCGCTGGCGTGCAATGTTTTTTTTTACGCGTCAAATTCAGTTTTTGTGTGATTCTGCCCATTGTGGAACGACTTATTTTTAACTGAGTTTTTTGTTCTAATTGCTCACACAATTCCACTAATGTAGCATCATTATCTGACTCTACTAATAACTCTACTAATGCCAGTTGCTCATGATTGAGTTTCGGTTTTTGACCTCCACCCCGAGGCTTTGCCTCAACTGTTCCACTGTTACGGTATCGTCTGAGTAAACTTTGAACAAAACTCAAGCTGACACTAAATCTTTTTGCCAGTTGTCGTTGAGAGCCTTCTTGATTGTTATGTGCGTTAATTACTTTTTGGCGCAGATCGCTGGAGTAAGGTTTCATTCCACAGGTACTTAGACGTTAATATACTCCATTATCCTACAGTGTATTTTACTCAAGTAGGAACCGCTATATATGTGCTGCATACACCCGTAAAAAACTGCTTATATGGGCGAACGAAATTAGCCACTGTAGATGGTACAGGGCGATTTAATATTGTTTTATTGATCATTAACTGTGCAATTTGTGAGACTGACCAAAGAGCAATGTTTTTGAGGCACTAACTCAAGGGGTTTAGTTTTCTCCAAATTTTGAAAGGCACAAAACATATTTTGAGGTGTAGAGGAACTAGCTATACCCCCTGTTTACTGCCTGTAGCCAACTGTTCTCACAGATGGTACAGATGCGCCACTTCCATGTGGAATGTGACACTTTTACAGAATATGCTTGTTATCCCAAATGGTAGCACAATGTCATCATAAAAGATGCAACACATTTAAAGCAGTAAACCCGCCTATTGGTTGGCGGGTTTTTCCTTGAGCATTTCTTTTAATTTTTCTAGTAATTGCCTGAGAGATTCGTTCTCTTCTCTCAGGCGGCAGTTTCCCCCAATACTAACTCTTCTAATTTTGCGACTCTGTGCTTTAGCTCTACAATATCGCCAGACTCAGCTTTGTTACCCAGGTATTGCTCAATTAAATCAAGCAGGACATCGGTAGCGTTCTTACCCTCTTCCTTGACCTTTTGGTAAAAAGCATCCTTCTTTTCTGGTGAAATCCTGATATTTAGCCTTGATTCAGTCATAGTACTTTCCTCTTTTCTTGATCAACGCTATCAGCGAAACCCTTGTATTAACAAGTGTACTCCCAGGTATTTATATTTTGTTATCCCAAAATGTTGACGCACGGGATGACAAAGACTATACTATATTTATAAGGGGGTATGACGAAATACGTGTATAATGACCCACGTTGTAAACTTTTGTAACGCAGAGTCTCAAAACCCTTGATTATTCGATGTTGAAATATCCAGCTTCAGTATTGTCTTCAGAGCAAAACATTCCCTAAAACAATCATTTATGGGCAAGTTTGATGAAGTCGCAAGGGTAAAAAGTCGATTCTACGGTCAAAAATGTAAAAAGCTTCTCTATCATTTTTGGGCAAGTTAGTAAATTGAGAAAGTGCTTTCTGTAATTATTATTTACAATGTGTCCGTTTTTACATGTATTTCGTCATGACCCCAATCAATGCTCGTCAAGCAAGTACCTGCTTAATTTACATTCGGCGTACAAGTTTTATGCAGAACCAGCCAATTGTTTACAAAAGTTCATAAACAAATCCCGACCCGACAAAGCCAACTGCGATCGCTGTACGCTTTTTAAACTTAGGTTTCACTAGTTTTTTCTCCTTGAGCGTTAAATTGGTTTTGTTTGGCAATGCTTTTTAAGTTTTTTCCTCTACTGTGTTATCAACTCAAAAACCATAATTTTCGCAGCAACTTCAAATTATTACAAAACTTCATTATTGAATGAACCTCGCTTTGCTCCCGTCCCTTATCTTGCACGAGTGCTAGGATAATCACCCTGCAAGAGCAAGCTGTCATTAAGAAACTGTTGGCGAAATTTTCGCAATCGGATTTGCAGTTGTGGATGGGGCGTTAGTTAAGTAGCAGAGGTAGCGATCGCAATATGATCCCGTCAGCAGCAATCAGCTAGCGCAGATATTTAACTAAATGGAATTTTACACGGCGGCAATGCCTGAGCTATTGGTTTGCTCACTTGCTCAGGCATTACCAGGGGAGCGATGGCTTGAGAACTTTATAAAGTAAAGTTTTGTAAAGTTATCAAGTTCTTGCGAAAAATCAGAGTTTTGGGGTGAAACATTAGTAGCCTAGTTACTCGCTATTTAACAGCTAATAACTTGATTTATGCTTAACTAAGCTTTGGTGCTGCTATTAGTGGAGGCAAGCAATGTCAGGTTTGGGTTTTACTCATTGGGGTGCTTTAGCGGCTATTGTTTTCGGTGTCAGCTTTTGTACCATTGATTATGCAAGCGCTCAAATAACTCCAGATGGCACTTTGCCTAATAACTCTAGCGTTACAAGAGAGGGTAACACCTTTAACATTACTGGAGGAACTCAAGCTGGTGGTAATTTGTTTCACAGTTTTGGTGAATTTTCTGTGAATACTGGTAGCACTGCTTCTTTTAATAATACTTTAGATATTCAAAATATCATCAGTCGAGTAACAGGTCGCTCAATTTCTAATATTGATGGGATAATTCGCACGTTGGGTACGGCTAACCTATTTCTGATTAATCCCAACGGTATTATTTTTGGATCTAATGCTCGTTTAGAAATAGGGGGTTCTTTTTTAGCAAGTACTGCCAGTAGCCTGAAGTTCAAGGATAACTTAGAGTTTAGTGCTACAGATCCTCAGCCTGCACCTTTATTAAGTATCAATGTGCCAATAGGTTTGCAATTTGGGGCAAATCCTGGCGCGATATTGGCACAAGGAGATGGTCAAGGGATTAGAACAACATTAGAACTGATTGACACAAAAAATGCTTTACGAGTAGAACCAAATCAAACTTTAGCGTTAATAGGTAGCGATATCAGTTTAGAAGGGGCAACGCTTAAGACTGCTGGAGGACGAATAGAATTGGGTAGCGTTGCAGGTGAGGGTCTAGTTGGTCTCACCCCGACAAATAAAGGTTTTTCTTTAAGTTATAATTCTGGGAGCCAGAACTTTCGGAACATTAAGCTATCCCAGCAGGCTGTAGTGGATGCAAGTGGAGAGGGCGGCGGCGATATCCAAATTCAAGGTAGGCGAATTAGTTTGTTTAGTGGTTCCCAGATTGAAGCTAGTACCTTGGGAACCCAAGCAGGAGGTACTTTGTTGGTGAATGCATCTGAATCGGTAGAACTAAGTGGAACCTCCTCGCTTAACAAAGATTCTCCCACTGCTTTTGGTAGTCAAGTCTATCCAGGAGCTAGCGGTGCTGGGAGTAACCTCATTGGTACAAGTACTGATGGTCAGATTAATAGTGGCTTGTTTACTTCTGCCCAACCAGGCTCAACAGGGGATGCGGGTGATTTAACTATTAAAACTAATACTTTGTTACTCAAAGATGGGGCGCGGGTAAATGCTGGTACATTTGGTGCGGGCAAGGGAGGGAATTTAACAGTTGATGCCCAAGATGTGCAACTACTGATTGGTGATGCCAATGGTCAGTTGTCCACTGGTTTGTTTGCTTCGGCAGAGGCAAATTCAACAGGGGATGCAGGTGATTTAACAATTAAAACCAATACTTTGCTAGTCAAAAATGGGGTACAGGTAGGTACTGGTACATTTGGTGCGGGCAAGGGCGGGAATTTAACAGTTGATGCCCAAAATGTGCAACTCATTGGTACAAGCGCTGATGGTAGCTTTGTCAGTGGCTTGTTTGCTTCTGCCCAAGCAGGCTCAACAGGGGATGCGGGTGATTTGACTATTAAAACTAATACTTTGTTAGTCAAAGATGGGGCAGTTGTAAGTGCTGGTACATTTGGTGCGGGCAAGGGAGGGAATTTAACAGTTGATGCCCAAGATGTGCAAATTATTGGTACAAACGCTTATATTCAGTTTCCCAGTGGTTTGTTTACTTCTGCCCAAGCAGGCTCAACAGGGGATGCGGGTGATTTGACTATTAAAACTAATACTTTGTTAGTCAAAGATGGGGCAGTTGTAGGTACTAGTACATTTGGTGCGGCCAAGGGAGGAAATTTAACAGTTGATGCCCAAGATGTGCAAATTATTGGTACAAGCGCTGATATTCAGTTTCCCAGTGGTTTGTTTACTTCTGCACAGCGCAACTCAACAGGGGATGCGGGTGATTTGACTATTAAAACTAATACTTTATTAGTGCAAGATGGAGCTACAATAGCCGTGCAGAGTTTGGGAACAGGAACCGCAGGCAACCTAACAATAGATGCCCCCTCTATCCGTTTAAACAACGATGCTTTACTTAGCGGTAACACCCAAAGTGCTAAAGTTGACCCAGATACTGTACGTTCGCTCATTTTTGAAGGGGAAGAGGAATTAATGCCTTAGTGTGTAAGGTTTCAAAGTGATTGTGGATCTGATGGTGGTCATACCGTGTAATACTTGGCTAAGGTTTTGTCAGTTTAATAGTGTATTACATGGCTTGAGGGGGAAGTCGGGTCTTTCCGTGTAATACATGAAAGGAATTAGAGGCGATCGCTGATAAATATGCCCTTGGTGTAATTCTTCATATTACATCCGAAAGCTACCGATTAAGGGTTATTACGGTGCAATACACGGGATAAGAGTAGACTAATGTTGAAGCGGGACATTCAAGGCAAGTTCGCCCTCATTGACGATGATTATCGTCAAGTGCGCTCTTTAAGAGTAACTGATGAAACCTGGAAGGCTTTGGGGATCGCTGCTGAATGCTTCGGTATGAGTAGAGCTGATTACTTGGAACAGGTGATTAGGGGCAATGCTATCCCAAGTAATACATGGGAAAAAGAGCCGGTAAATCAAGCCAAAACTACTGTTGTTGAATTAGCGACTATGCCACTGTTGGTGGCAACACTTGAAACTTTACGTGACCAAGTTTTACTACAATTAAAGTTAGGTAAGCAAGCTCCAAGCTACAAAGCAGCACTTAAAGCCCTGAATCATTTTATTGCGGCACTAACTCACCACTATACACAAGAGTCCGAATAGATTAGAGGAAAAACAGTGGAAATAAGTTCCCAGCGAATAGACGATATTCCGTTGATCGTGGAATGGCTCAAACAGATGGAAATAGCCAAATGTATTGACCAAAAGCTGAAGGAACCGCATGGAAACCACAAAGGACTGAGCTACGGGCAATTGAGTGTATTGTTATTAACATATATAATTACCCAGTCAGACCATCGGTTGTCTGCTGTGGAACCCTGGGTAGAAGCACACCGAAAGATTTTAGAGTTAAGCACCGGGTGGTCGATAGCGGAAAAAGACGCCAGTGATGACCGATTGGCAAGGGTAGTAGAAGAATTAGGTAAGCAGTCTTCAGCTAGGCA encodes:
- a CDS encoding DUF1392 family protein, encoding MWQVWSKTAVEQCWYISPPWGQQIPHLLVSLLERVYVKSARAFGYCTGVERSERGWKYEIFACNTNITAFGSELICTGNLQLEAIAKPVFRLGELVEFRFHGDGPPIRIVQGIQLINDAWFYSVEWMPKQFAITNSQFAIKITDN
- a CDS encoding DNA cytosine methyltransferase, yielding MLGKASKKLFGLLLLPPTSDPIGWHDVIAHLIPTMIDSQLLLKQQQAVEQFLTGNEPTPLLIQRVGGRNGMKYKPGHLPCNTILRSHFTDHKGCNRSRFADIWLPDGTVKSLSIEGAAILQGFPGWYEFPNETATAGSIIGYSVPPSFAAQLFMSAQSILKGAKV
- a CDS encoding DNA cytosine methyltransferase, yielding MTKSVIVELSAIPEKFLESDLEAAQLHSQECLYPYIKKKKLLHETEVHQTPFDSTAPVKVTLSATPEKFLESDLKASQLHSQGCLYPYLEKKKLLDGSIVFYPRVICERDPNDPTHYRWGYNWEERVDGVWKGKSIGSIPPGAVPMIRLMQQLLATREDIIAFIKRAKSKKTSPKLDVCKNFDNTKIKPVLPDHAPIAVVLFAGGGGIEAGMVQAGIRPVIAVEHDPSKPDLSRAIAKTHHHNFSEYGCKIIQLTVQEVAQSGFLGFPRRPDYLHASPVCANFSQAHTAKAGKGGETSDDLTAAIAVAEAIRQLQPRVFTLENVPRYQNSQSFSIILQILELEGYSVNYSVVNMADFRLPQARRRLILIACRDLNILLSKPQTFKSQRKNKGFSHR
- a CDS encoding ASCH domain-containing protein, producing the protein MKAISVRQPWAWGIIYSTKDIENRGWPINYRGDILIHAAKNCTKKEYQVAREFCQSMGVVIPELISLRRGQVIGIVTIVDCKFSQVASGWGMPEQYHWKLENPREITPIPYIGQLGIFEVPDDLVMEVVA
- a CDS encoding DUF4351 domain-containing protein, producing the protein MSYDNTAKYLAELYPAEFAKWLLPDKNTEVTVLKTELSIDPIRADYVTFLQTSSRILHIEFQTLPKSNPPIPLRVLDYYVRLKRQYNTPVTQVVIFLQQSSDPIAFTEEYTDEFTNHRYRVIRLWEQDSAFFLDNPALLPLAPLTRTDSPTTLLSQVAQSIARISDRDERQNIAGCTEIFAGLRFEKDLIRQFLREDIMQESVIYQDILQKGKQQEAFQFLNRLLNRRFGEINSLLIERIRVLPIEELEALGEALLDFSSVNDLVNWLDQLG
- a CDS encoding DUF3775 domain-containing protein, with product MMKINFLTIDKVNKIIELAKLVYGTKTPQSVSDMKLTDSNTQAKELIEFLIECQTSNTPINKLSEYINNLSSEETAEAIALMVLGRGDSGRQPSDFFELVKEAEGVERHYLVEKSLLAKYLRSGLEKLNLN
- a CDS encoding replicative DNA helicase, which gives rise to MQPEDFYVSSHKNIYQAAVRLHQSQQPTDLLFVTSWLESHGLLHNVGGRNKLASLLNSCVSAVNIDALAELIREKAQLRAVIQTALQMARTAMDAPLTETTATSIIEMGQQKLLELRQLTVPCQMKLMADIIPDVYAEIELANNGEDAIEVNVPTGFYDLDSVIGGMPFGALTVVGGRGGIGKSTWALDIGIRAAASGLTTAYFALEMSASQMVKKTLARLAAPHVPADLLFKRNALRESHWNPLAQACADAMALPFWLNDNPVITTSQIKGDLQDIQARCGSVSLVIVDYVQLIEPMRRERGENRVQEIDSILKQLRAIAKQFNCAVLGLAQLKREVDSRSEKRPTKADFRESGGFEQEAAVMLGLYREDYYDKQSTQKGIFEVSVLKSRFSSETTVNLLFDERFGQFKNLAKSQY
- a CDS encoding IS630 family transposase, whose amino-acid sequence is MHASEKYTERVQKLRAEYWTTIGEVNLADLVFIDEAGVNIAMTRRFARSPQGTRAYGDRPDGRGKNVTMIGAMSTEGIIAAMTFTGGTNRSAFETYVTQVLVPNLWPGATVVMDNFSSHKVTGIKEAIEAVGARLVYLSPYSPDFSPIENCWSKVKEFLRSQAARTYEELDQAITNALDTVTKKDIIGWFTHCCYYIAPN
- a CDS encoding helix-turn-helix domain-containing protein codes for the protein MKPYSSDLRQKVINAHNNQEGSQRQLAKRFSVSLSFVQSLLRRYRNSGTVEAKPRGGGQKPKLNHEQLALVELLVESDNDATLVELCEQLEQKTQLKISRSTMGRITQKLNLTRKKKHCTPAKNIPNGCKN
- a CDS encoding two-partner secretion domain-containing protein, which gives rise to MSGLGFTHWGALAAIVFGVSFCTIDYASAQITPDGTLPNNSSVTREGNTFNITGGTQAGGNLFHSFGEFSVNTGSTASFNNTLDIQNIISRVTGRSISNIDGIIRTLGTANLFLINPNGIIFGSNARLEIGGSFLASTASSLKFKDNLEFSATDPQPAPLLSINVPIGLQFGANPGAILAQGDGQGIRTTLELIDTKNALRVEPNQTLALIGSDISLEGATLKTAGGRIELGSVAGEGLVGLTPTNKGFSLSYNSGSQNFRNIKLSQQAVVDASGEGGGDIQIQGRRISLFSGSQIEASTLGTQAGGTLLVNASESVELSGTSSLNKDSPTAFGSQVYPGASGAGSNLIGTSTDGQINSGLFTSAQPGSTGDAGDLTIKTNTLLLKDGARVNAGTFGAGKGGNLTVDAQDVQLLIGDANGQLSTGLFASAEANSTGDAGDLTIKTNTLLVKNGVQVGTGTFGAGKGGNLTVDAQNVQLIGTSADGSFVSGLFASAQAGSTGDAGDLTIKTNTLLVKDGAVVSAGTFGAGKGGNLTVDAQDVQIIGTNAYIQFPSGLFTSAQAGSTGDAGDLTIKTNTLLVKDGAVVGTSTFGAAKGGNLTVDAQDVQIIGTSADIQFPSGLFTSAQRNSTGDAGDLTIKTNTLLVQDGATIAVQSLGTGTAGNLTIDAPSIRLNNDALLSGNTQSAKVDPDTVRSLIFEGEEELMP